Sequence from the Hamadaea flava genome:
CGGAAGATCATCGGCAGGATTCACGGCATGAGTGCAGTGCTGAACACCCCGCCCGCCGCCCCCGACGTTGCCGCCGCCCACTTCGCCGCCCGGCTGACGTTCGAGGCCGACGTCTCCGACGTCCACACCGACCTGCCGCTCGGCACCTTCGTGCTGGTGGACTCGCGCTCGATCGACGCCTGGGAGCAGGGCCACATTCCCGGCGCGGTGCACCTGCCGACCGCCGCCATCGCGACCGAGGCGGCCGGGCTGATCGACCGGGACAAGGTCGTGGTGACCTACTGCTGGGGGCCGGGCTGCAACGGCGCCACCCGCGCCGCGCTCGCCTTCGCCCGGCTCGGCTACCGGGTCAAGGAGATGATCGGCGGCTATGAGTACTGGGTACGTGAGGGCTTCGACACCGAGTCGCTGCTCGGCAAGCGGAGCAACGAGATCGACCCGCTGACCGCGCCGGTGACCGGGGTTTCCTGCGCCTGCTGAGTACCTCGGGAAAAGCTGAAAGCGCATCGCGAATGAGCTGTTTCGCTCAAGACCCGAGTACGCCCAAGTTGCGACCATCGCTGGCATGACGTCCTATCCGTGCCCGGCCTGCCTGACCGAAGCCTCGCTCGAGTCCGGCTGCCCCGGCTGCGGCCGCCCACCGGACCCGATCGCGGCCGAGGTCATCCAGCTCGACACGCAGATCGTGGAGCTGACCGCACAGGCCGAGCGCGCCCGGTTGGCGTACGCCGACGTTTCGACGCAGCTCCAGGTGGCCCGGCAGCGGCGGGCCCGGCTCGCGGCCCAGGTCTGGGCGCAGGCCCGGCCCGCCACGCCCGTTGCGCCGGTCGGCCCGGGGTTTTCGGTCCAGTCTTCGGGCCGGCCGCCGGTCGGCGCGGCTGTTCCCGGTGTTCCGGCCGCGCCGTCCGTCCCGGCTGGGCAGCCGGTTCCGAGTCGACAGCCGTCGGCGGCTCGGCCGGAGGCCACGACGCAGACGGTCAAGAACATCCTGTTCGTCCTGGGCGGCATCCTGATCGGCATCGCGGCGATCGTGTTCACCGCGTTCGCCTGGGGCACCTTCGGGATGGCGGGCAAGGCGGCGATCCTGGCCGTCTTCACCGGCGTCGCGCTGACCGTGCCGCTGCTCGCCCAGCGCCGCGGCCTGCGCGGCACAGCCGAGACGTTCGCCGCGATCGGGCTGCTGCTGGTCATCCTCGACGGCTACTCGGTCTGGAACGTCAACCTGCTCCGCGTCCATGACTTCTTCTCCAGCTGGACCTACACCGGCCTGGTCGCCGCGGCGACGGCCTCGATCTCGCTCGGCTACGCCTGGCTCACCCGCCTGTCCGGCCCGGCCGTCGGCGGCTTCCTATTGGCTCAGCCCGCGCTGCCACTGCTCTTCGTCGACGTGGCCGACGGGCGTACCGGGGGATTCGCGCTGGTCTTCGCGACTGTCGCAGTAGGCAACCTGCTCGCCGTGTTCAGCCTGCGCCGGTTCGCGGGCCGCTCGCTCGCCGTGGTGCTCCAGATCCTCGCCTGGCTCGGGTACGCCGTAAGCCTGCTGGCCGCGCAGACCCTCGCGTTCGTCCGGCTGGCCGTCGCCGCCCCGATCGGTTCGGTCCTCGCCGGAGCGGCGTTGCTGCTCCTCGTCGGGGCCGTCGCGGTGGCCGCCGGTCCGGTGGCGCGCCTGCGCCCGCTGACCGTCACCGGGGTGGCCTGGTTCGTCGTGCTCGCCCTGATCGCCCAGGCGCGGATCGCTCGAGTGGTCGACGGCCACATACTGCTGTGGACGTCGGTATGCGTACTGGTGTTGGCGGCGCTCGGCCACCTCGTCCGGTTGGTGTCCCGGGCGGCCGCACTGGGCGTGGTCATCGGGACCGCGATCGGCGGCGGTGTGGCGGCGATGTTCGCCGGCACCTTCGCGGCGTGGACCGGGCTGGTGTCGCTCGGCGTCGACGCCCGGACGGCCCCCTACGACTGGGCGCTGCCGGTGTCGATCGCGCTGCTCACGGTGACCGCGGTCGTGTCGGTCCTGCCCCGGCCCTCGGTCGCGACCGCAGTCGCGGCGGCCGGCCTGGTGCCCCTGGCCCTCGCCGTCCCGGGACGTCCGCCGGTCACCGACTGGCTGCCGGCCGTCGCCGACCTCACCGCCGTCGCCGTGCTGCTCACCGCCGTCCTCATGCAGCGGCACGTCGCCGTCCGGCTCGTCGCCGGGATCGGCGCGATCGGGCTGTCGGCGCACGCCGTGCTCAGCTCGTTGGCGTACCCGCCGCAGGCGGCCTGGACGCTGGGCGCCGTCCTCGTCCTGGCGCTCGCCACGGCGGTCGCGGCCCGGCCGGGGGACCGTACGCCGGGAGCCGTGAGCCTCGCGGCGGCTCCGCCGCTGCTCGTCCTGCTCGCCGCCGCGACCGCGAACGCGTCCGGCGTCTCCGACGCCGCCGTGCTCCACACGGCCGCGCTCACCGCGCTGATCCTGCCCGCCTTCGTGTGGCTGCTCCGCCGAGTCGACGCGTACGCCGTCGTGCTGTCCTGGGCCGTCTTCGGCACGGTGCTCGCGACCGTCTTCGGCGCGGTCCTCGCCGTTCCCGGGGACGGCTGGAGCAAGTCGCTGTACGTCGCCTTCGGGCTACTGGCGCTCGCCTTCCTCCCCACCGCCGTCGCTTCCCCCGCCGCTCCCGCGGGCTCGCCCTCGCCTGCTGCCGGCTCGCCCTCGCCCGCCGCCGGCTCGCCCTCGCCGGCCGCCGGCTCGGGTTCCGAGCAGATCACGGATATGCCTGCTTCCGAGGCCCAAGATTCGATGCAGATCCCTGATCCGCCGCTAATGGGCGGCCCGAGCGCGGCGGGGGTGGCGAGTGCGGCGAGGGTGGCGAGTGCGGCGAGGGTGGCGGGGGTCGCGAGTGCGGCGGGGGTGACTGCGGAGCGCATCGTCGGCTGGGCACTGCTGGCGGTCGCTCTGCTGCTGGCCCGGCCGCCGCTCGGCGTACTCGTCGAGTCGTATCGCTGGCTCGGTGAGGGTTGGGCGTCGGCGCCCGCCGGCTCCGGTCTCGCGCCCGGCGACGGAACCGTCGTCGTCGGTGGTGACGTGCTCGCGTTCGCGGTGCTCGCGCTCGCTCTCGGCGTACAGCTCGGGTGGCGGGCGGCGGTCTCGGTCGCACCGATCCCGGCCGTTCTCGCGCTCGTCTGGCTCGACGTACGCTGGCCGGGCGTGCCGCTGATCATGCTGCTCGCCGGGCTGGCCCGGCTCGTCCGCACCGGCCTGACGAAGCGGCCGACCGCCGTCGACGCCCTCATCGCGGCGTACGCGGCCGTCATCGCGGGTTCGGGGCTGGCCGCGTTGTCCGCCACGAGCTGGTCGTCGATTCTCGGCCTCTCCCTGGCGACGGCGGCGTTCGTCGTGCTCGGCGGTTGGGGCGGAACCGCCGGGGTTCGCTGGGTGGCCTGGCCGCTGGCCGGGATCGCCTGGACCGGGCTCGCCGCCGTCAGTGCGAACGCGGCCCACCTGCCGCCTCGTCCGACCGGTCTGGTCGTTCTCGCCGCCGCAGCGGTCCTCGTCGCGGTCAGCTTCCTCCCAACCTCTCCCGAAGCCCGGCCGGGCCGGGAGGTGCGGGCGCTGGAGCCGCTGGCCCACCTCGTCGCTGCGCTGCTGCTGCTCTCGGCGTACGCCATCCCGAGTCCGGCGATCCACGTCGCGAAGGTCTATCTCGGCTGGGGGCTCGTCGTCGGGGCCACCGTGCTGACCCGGCGGCTCCCCGTTCTCCGGGCCGCCGTGGCCGCTGCGCTCGAACTTCTCGCGCTCTGGTCGCTGCTCTGGGCGTACGACATCAAGGCGATCGAGGCCTATTCGCTCCCGCTCGCGCTGATCGCGGTGCTGGTGGGCCTGCTGGCGATGCGCCGTGACCCGAGCCTGTCGAGCTGGCTGGGCTACGGCCCGGCGCTGGCGGCGGGGTTCGGGCCGACGCTGCTCGCGGTGCTGCCGGGGGAGGGTGACCCGGTGCGGCGGGTGGCGCTCGGCGTGGCTGGGCTGGCCGTGGTGCTCGCGGGGGCGATGCGGCGCCGGCAGGCGCCGGTCGTGATCGGCGGGAGTGTGCTGGTGTTGCTCGCGCTCCACGAGCTGACCCTGTATTGGACCCGCCTGCCGCTCTGGCTGCCGATCGGCGTCGGTGGTGCGATTCTGCTCGCCCTGGCGATCACCTATGAGCGACGACTTCGGGATCTTCGGGTGCTTCGCACAAAGCTGGCATCTTTCCGATGAAAAGTCGGCAAAATGAATGCCATGGACTTCTGGGATACGTTTTGGCTTTTGCTGATCTTCATCCCGCTCCTGCTGGTCTGGGGCTTCGCGCTGGTGGACATCTTCCGGCGCGACGACCTGGCGGGCTGGCTGAAGGCGCTCTGGGTGGTCGTCGTGGTGATCGCGCCGTTCTTCGGCACCCTGGTCTACCTGATCTTCCGCCCGCCCGGCGCGACGCCCGACGAGCGCAAGGCGATGGACGAGGCGAGCCGGGACTTCGTGGAGAAGTACGCCCCGACCGATTCGGCCCAGCAGCTCGCCCTGCTGTCGGACCTGCACGACCGGGGCAAACTCAGCGACGACGAGTTCACCGCGGAGAAGAGCCGAGTCCTGGCGCACGACCCGAAATACCAAGGGCAGCACCAGTCGGCCTCTTCTTGACAAGTACCGCATCTGGCCGCTGCTGGCGCTGGCCAGTAGGGTTCCAGCATGCGGTTTGAGGTAAGCCATGTCCTGGATGCGATCGAGCGCCGCCTCACCACTGAGCCGGCGCTCGCCCGCGGTGTGCTGGACCTGGCAGAAGTCGTCCGCTACGTGGACCTCGACGGCGGCCGCCCGGCTACCCTGCTCCGCCTGGGCATGGTGGTCGACGCGCTCGCCCGCCACCTCGCCGAGGAAGGCATCCAGGTCTACTGCGTGGTCGACAAGCAGCTGCTCTCCGACCTCGACCAACCCTCCAGCGAGCGGATGGTCATCCGGCGCTGGGCCGACGACGGGCACGTGGAGGTCGTACAGGGCTCCGGGATGCGCGTACGGGAGTTGAACGAGATCGCCGGGCTGCCGATCATCTCGCGCAACCTGCCCGGACTCGCGGCGCTGCCCGGAGCGGGCGGCGCCGTCATCACGGTCCGCGGCCCGGTTCCGACCGCCCCGTCCGATCTCGGCCGTCGCCTGATGTCGCGGCGGTGGCGCTGCCCCGACCCGGAATGCGCGCTGTTCGCGGGCATGCGCGTGGCCGTGGGCCAGCCGCTGCCCAAGCTCCGGGGCAACCCCCTCTGCCCGCGCCACGACCTGCCGCTGGCCGACACCGGCCCCGCGCCGGCTCAGGACGTCCTGGCGGTACGCGTCAACGGCGTGATCAAGCAGCGTTTCCTGGTGACCGGGGCCGGACCGGTGACGGTCGGGCGCGCCCCCGAAGGCAACTGGGACAGCGACAGCCGGTCGATCGTCCTGGGCCCCTGGCTGGACGAAGGCGGCGTCAAGGCGGTCAGCCGCAACCACGTCGTAGTGGCGTTCGACCACTCCGGGCTGTCGGTCAAAGACGTCAGCATGAACGGGGCCTGGATCTACCCGGGCGGCGACAAGATCACGCCACGGCAGCCCCGGACGCTCGGGCCGGCCGAATACATCGAGCTGTACCCGGGTGTGGAGATCGGGCGGCCGGGCAGCCTCGCCGCCGGCACCGGAACCGTCGGTTCCGTCCTGGTGGACGCCCCGACGATGTCCTTCCGCCTCCCGCCCGCCTAGCCCCCCGCTCGCTCCCCCGGGGGCTTTCCGCGCGATCATGAACTTATCGTCGTGATCGACCGGTGTGTCGTGTCCGCAGCGCCCTGATCAACTCCCTAACGGCATGATCGACGTAGCGGACGTAGCAGACGTAGCGGACGTAGCGGATGCAGCGGACGCTTCGGACCAAGCGCACGCAGCGGACTTGGCGGTGACCGAAAGAGCGCGCCGGACCTGTCCGGCGCGCTCTTGGCTTGTGGAACGTCAGGCGATGACGGAGTGGAACTGCTCCAGTGCCCAGTCGACCTCATCGGCCGTAATGGTCAGCGGCGGCGCGAGCCGGATGGTCGAGCCGTGCGTGTCCTTGGCGAGTACGCCGCGCTCCATCAGCTGAACGGAGGCGTCCCGCCCGGACATGCGCGCGGGGTCGATGTCGACACCGGCCCACAGGCCGCGGCCGCGTACTTCGGTGACGCCGTCGCCGATGAGCTTGGCGAGCCCGGTGTGCAGCCGCTCACCCAGTTCGCGGCTGCGCTCCTGGAACTCCCCGGTACGCAGCAGGTCGATCACGGCGATGCCGACCGCGCAGGCGAGCGGGTTTCCGCCGAAGGTGGATCCGTGTTCGCCCGGCTTGAGGACGCCGAGGACGTTCTGGTCGGCGGCGACCGCGCTCACGGGGACGATGCCGCCGCCGAGCGCCTTGCCCATGATGTACATGTCGGGTACGACGGCTTCGTCGTCGCAGGCGAAGGTGTCCCCGGTACGCCCCAGGCCGCTCTGGATCTCGTCGGCGAGCATCAGGACGTTGTTGCGCGTACACAGGTCCCGGACGCCGGGCAGGAATCCGGCCGGGGGCACGAGGACACCGGCTTCGCCCTGGATCGGCTCGACGAGGACGCCGACGGTGTTCTCGTCGATCGCCGCTTCGAGGGCCGCGAGGTCGCCGTACGGCACGAGCTGGAAACCGGGCGTGTAGGGCCCGAAGTCGTCGCGTGCGTCGGGGTCGGTCGAGAACGACACGATCGTCGTCGTCCGCCCGTGGAAGTTGCCCTCCATCGCGATGATCTTCGCCTGCCCCGGGCGTACGCCCTTGACCAGGTAGCCCCACTTGCGGGCCACCTTGATCGCGGTCTCCACCGCCTCCGCGCCGGTGTTCATCGGCAGGATCAGGTCCTTGCCGGTGAGGTCGGTGAGCTTCTGGCAGAACTCCGCGAACTGGTCGTGGATGAACGCCCGGCTGGTCAGGGTGACCCGGTC
This genomic interval carries:
- a CDS encoding rhodanese-like domain-containing protein encodes the protein MSAVLNTPPAAPDVAAAHFAARLTFEADVSDVHTDLPLGTFVLVDSRSIDAWEQGHIPGAVHLPTAAIATEAAGLIDRDKVVVTYCWGPGCNGATRAALAFARLGYRVKEMIGGYEYWVREGFDTESLLGKRSNEIDPLTAPVTGVSCAC
- a CDS encoding SCO7613 C-terminal domain-containing membrane protein, which encodes MTSYPCPACLTEASLESGCPGCGRPPDPIAAEVIQLDTQIVELTAQAERARLAYADVSTQLQVARQRRARLAAQVWAQARPATPVAPVGPGFSVQSSGRPPVGAAVPGVPAAPSVPAGQPVPSRQPSAARPEATTQTVKNILFVLGGILIGIAAIVFTAFAWGTFGMAGKAAILAVFTGVALTVPLLAQRRGLRGTAETFAAIGLLLVILDGYSVWNVNLLRVHDFFSSWTYTGLVAAATASISLGYAWLTRLSGPAVGGFLLAQPALPLLFVDVADGRTGGFALVFATVAVGNLLAVFSLRRFAGRSLAVVLQILAWLGYAVSLLAAQTLAFVRLAVAAPIGSVLAGAALLLLVGAVAVAAGPVARLRPLTVTGVAWFVVLALIAQARIARVVDGHILLWTSVCVLVLAALGHLVRLVSRAAALGVVIGTAIGGGVAAMFAGTFAAWTGLVSLGVDARTAPYDWALPVSIALLTVTAVVSVLPRPSVATAVAAAGLVPLALAVPGRPPVTDWLPAVADLTAVAVLLTAVLMQRHVAVRLVAGIGAIGLSAHAVLSSLAYPPQAAWTLGAVLVLALATAVAARPGDRTPGAVSLAAAPPLLVLLAAATANASGVSDAAVLHTAALTALILPAFVWLLRRVDAYAVVLSWAVFGTVLATVFGAVLAVPGDGWSKSLYVAFGLLALAFLPTAVASPAAPAGSPSPAAGSPSPAAGSPSPAAGSGSEQITDMPASEAQDSMQIPDPPLMGGPSAAGVASAARVASAARVAGVASAAGVTAERIVGWALLAVALLLARPPLGVLVESYRWLGEGWASAPAGSGLAPGDGTVVVGGDVLAFAVLALALGVQLGWRAAVSVAPIPAVLALVWLDVRWPGVPLIMLLAGLARLVRTGLTKRPTAVDALIAAYAAVIAGSGLAALSATSWSSILGLSLATAAFVVLGGWGGTAGVRWVAWPLAGIAWTGLAAVSANAAHLPPRPTGLVVLAAAAVLVAVSFLPTSPEARPGREVRALEPLAHLVAALLLLSAYAIPSPAIHVAKVYLGWGLVVGATVLTRRLPVLRAAVAAALELLALWSLLWAYDIKAIEAYSLPLALIAVLVGLLAMRRDPSLSSWLGYGPALAAGFGPTLLAVLPGEGDPVRRVALGVAGLAVVLAGAMRRRQAPVVIGGSVLVLLALHELTLYWTRLPLWLPIGVGGAILLALAITYERRLRDLRVLRTKLASFR
- a CDS encoding SHOCT domain-containing protein — translated: MDFWDTFWLLLIFIPLLLVWGFALVDIFRRDDLAGWLKALWVVVVVIAPFFGTLVYLIFRPPGATPDERKAMDEASRDFVEKYAPTDSAQQLALLSDLHDRGKLSDDEFTAEKSRVLAHDPKYQGQHQSASS
- a CDS encoding FHA domain-containing protein; this encodes MRFEVSHVLDAIERRLTTEPALARGVLDLAEVVRYVDLDGGRPATLLRLGMVVDALARHLAEEGIQVYCVVDKQLLSDLDQPSSERMVIRRWADDGHVEVVQGSGMRVRELNEIAGLPIISRNLPGLAALPGAGGAVITVRGPVPTAPSDLGRRLMSRRWRCPDPECALFAGMRVAVGQPLPKLRGNPLCPRHDLPLADTGPAPAQDVLAVRVNGVIKQRFLVTGAGPVTVGRAPEGNWDSDSRSIVLGPWLDEGGVKAVSRNHVVVAFDHSGLSVKDVSMNGAWIYPGGDKITPRQPRTLGPAEYIELYPGVEIGRPGSLAAGTGTVGSVLVDAPTMSFRLPPA
- the rocD gene encoding ornithine--oxo-acid transaminase, which codes for MSKTPEAVAAAERWTAHNYHPLPVVIADAEGAWVTDVDGKRYLDCLAGYSALNFGHRHPALIAAAHAQLDRVTLTSRAFIHDQFAEFCQKLTDLTGKDLILPMNTGAEAVETAIKVARKWGYLVKGVRPGQAKIIAMEGNFHGRTTTIVSFSTDPDARDDFGPYTPGFQLVPYGDLAALEAAIDENTVGVLVEPIQGEAGVLVPPAGFLPGVRDLCTRNNVLMLADEIQSGLGRTGDTFACDDEAVVPDMYIMGKALGGGIVPVSAVAADQNVLGVLKPGEHGSTFGGNPLACAVGIAVIDLLRTGEFQERSRELGERLHTGLAKLIGDGVTEVRGRGLWAGVDIDPARMSGRDASVQLMERGVLAKDTHGSTIRLAPPLTITADEVDWALEQFHSVIA